Genomic segment of Drosophila biarmipes strain raj3 chromosome 2L, RU_DBia_V1.1, whole genome shotgun sequence:
TACCACTcaacaatatgttttctttaaGGAcgcaaattttttgtttatttctcgTTGCGTTATTCAAATGTTGTGAAAGCCCTTTAGACTTACTTGTACATGTTTAGTTCCAATTCCGGAGTTTGGATTTTAGTTATTCGTTGTGTGAAAACGGGAACAAGAACTGGAAATGGTTACATGTTCTCTAGTCAGTGAAAGTgaaattttcgaaatttatgTTAGTTAATTTTGTGTTCGGCATTCATTAGTTAAGTTGAAAAAGAATTTAGTGTTTAGTTATAGTTTTAATAAaccaaattgatttaaatatgtatgaaTACAAGCCAAGCtgaaactatttatttttcataaatttatatttttcaagtttcaagttcaaaacaaaattattttactctaattaaaaatattcatataaatatgtgtaagcaaaattaaagattttttagtCAATAAGGTTTAAGGAAAACCGGAAGTATCTTTAGTAACCAACAAAAATGTGATACAATGAAAAGAATCCAATTTTTGAAGACGCTATTAAACGTCAATGTgccattaaatataatttaaattaaaaatagtcaAACACTAATGGATCTCAACATAGGAATCTATAGAATTAATAAACcttattacttattttttaacaaactgATTTTGGTGTTACTAAGAGTTAAGTTTAAATTATAGTTTGTGGCTAAAGCCCGCGAACGAATTACTTATTAATCTAAAGGATAACATtacatttgattttattaaatgaagCCATCAGAAAAAACAAGCTACGAattggttttaatttattttatattcgcTTCTCTCTATTCCTGTAGGTTCGCGacgaaatttttaatttcggcAAACATTCGTAAAGAAACATGGTTGGTATACAGACTTATTTATTCAGCCGATTAAGCATTTCTCGTTGATCCCATGGCTGCCAAAGTAAAAAAAGTATGAATTTccagaaaacatttttatttgtttttcatttttaacaaTGCTGACACGCGTAATGtcaaataatttacaattttcaattcGAGAGATTCTCCGACCAGGGTTTCAGAAAATAAGGAAAGTAACTTTGAtggcttataaaaataaattcagctTGTACCAAAATAATGTACTTCAAGTTTGACTCTGTTCATTTCTTAGCCAACTTATATCTCACATAAGCTGTTATTTTTCATTCCAAGGGGTAAAACACTATGTCACAGGTCCAAAGGGACCCTAATCATCTTCCGTAGTCGCTTCGAAGGGCGCCTTGCAGCCGGCCTTTTCGTAAAACTCCAACGGCAGGGGATCATCATTGTCGTAATAGTCGGAGTCACGAGAACAACTGGGACCCAGTTCCAACTTCACCATCTTCTCGCGCCAAAAGTCGAGAAGCTCCCGCTTGAGGACCTCATCCCTCAGCTCAACAATCCAGCCGTTGAACTCGTCTGGGCCGTAGAAACCAGCATCGCCCTTGTACTCCTGCAACAGCTCGGCGGCCTTGTCCTGATCCTCGTTCGAGGGAGTGCCGTCGAAGAGCAGCTTCCAGATGATCTCcctggcggcggcggccatcTTCCTCACGCTGGCGTGGTGCACGCTGTCCGGCACAATGATTTTGGTCAGGACGAAGCGCTTCATCAGCGAGCGGTACTCCTCGAGCGGGTTTTCCTTGGTGATTACGGCCTCGAATTCACCGGTCAAGGCGGCCCTGTCATCGGCACTGAGTTCCCCTGGAGTAGTGGGCAGCGCCGGACTATTTGGATCCTCTGAAGCGTTCTCCTCCAGAGCAGCCCGCACCTTCAGGCTGGCTGCAAACGGAGCCGTACAGCCGGCATGGGCGTAGAACTCCAGCGGTGGTGTGTCATCACTGTCGAACAGATCGCAGTCGCGTGACCAACAGGGACCCAACTGCTTCTTCACCAGGACTTCGCGCCAAAAGTcgagcagctccttcttgaggACCTCGTCCCTCAGCTTGACAATCCACTCGTTGTAGGGCGTTGGGTCGTAGAAGCAGGCGTCGCCGCGGTACTCCTCCAGCAGTTGGGTGGCCTTCTCCACGTTCGATGGCGCAGCATTGGCTTCGTCGAACAGCAGCCGCCAGATGACGTCACGCGCCGATGCAGCCGTCCGATCGAAATTCTCCTTGGTGACATCATCGTCCACGATTTCGTCCACCTGCACAC
This window contains:
- the LOC108032825 gene encoding uncharacterized protein LOC108032825 — protein: MSKRKAEDAQTDKMATAEKVPQNDYTIGLEDPVKDYQKLIETRVQVDEIVDDDVTKENFDRTAASARDVIWRLLFDEANAAPSNVEKATQLLEEYRGDACFYDPTPYNEWIVKLRDEVLKKELLDFWREVLVKKQLGPCWSRDCDLFDSDDTPPLEFYAHAGCTAPFAASLKVRAALEENASEDPNSPALPTTPGELSADDRAALTGEFEAVITKENPLEEYRSLMKRFVLTKIIVPDSVHHASVRKMAAAAREIIWKLLFDGTPSNEDQDKAAELLQEYKGDAGFYGPDEFNGWIVELRDEVLKRELLDFWREKMVKLELGPSCSRDSDYYDNDDPLPLEFYEKAGCKAPFEATTEDD